In the Ferroacidibacillus organovorans genome, one interval contains:
- a CDS encoding ArsR/SmtB family transcription factor has translation MGDTLRTSHTSLDFDAAWKALADPIRRVLLETLNDNQHFCRVDGQTVNGICVQDLCALLALPQSTVSRHLAILRQAGLVFHQQRGVWHYYSCHTERISQLRVWLETFGKLPEARD, from the coding sequence ATGGGCGATACACTGCGGACAAGTCATACATCCTTGGATTTTGACGCGGCGTGGAAGGCGTTGGCAGATCCGATCCGCCGCGTCTTGCTTGAAACGTTAAATGACAATCAACATTTTTGCCGCGTGGATGGACAAACTGTCAATGGGATTTGCGTTCAAGATCTATGCGCACTCTTGGCTTTGCCTCAGTCTACAGTGTCGCGACACCTAGCCATTTTGCGACAGGCGGGGCTTGTTTTTCACCAGCAAAGAGGTGTCTGGCATTATTATTCGTGTCATACAGAGCGAATTTCCCAATTACGGGTTTGGTTAGAAACGTTTGGCAAGTTGCCAGAAGCGAGAGATTGA